The following are encoded in a window of Methylocystis rosea genomic DNA:
- the fabG gene encoding 3-oxoacyl-ACP reductase FabG, with product MLTSIADRSVIVTGGSRGIGRGVARVFAAKGAQVLVVSRDLAQAEAAAAAIRAEGGRASGFAADVGNPGDVERMAAAALERHGGVDILCANAGVFPAARMMDMTLAQWNEVLSTNLAGAFLSVQACTPALARSGRGRIVLTSSITGPITGYPGWTHYAASKAGQLGFMRTAALELTPYGITINAVLPGNVRTEGLDELGEEYLASMTASIPQRRLGSVEDIAYAALFFASDEAGYITGQTLVIDGGQVLPESLTALQEMDR from the coding sequence ATGCTCACCTCCATCGCCGATCGGTCGGTCATCGTCACCGGCGGCAGCCGAGGCATCGGCCGTGGCGTCGCGCGTGTTTTCGCAGCCAAGGGCGCCCAGGTGCTGGTGGTTAGCCGTGACCTCGCGCAGGCCGAGGCTGCGGCGGCGGCGATCCGAGCGGAAGGGGGACGCGCCAGCGGTTTTGCCGCCGATGTCGGCAATCCGGGCGATGTCGAGCGGATGGCGGCCGCGGCGCTCGAGCGGCACGGCGGCGTCGACATTCTCTGCGCCAACGCCGGCGTCTTTCCGGCCGCGCGTATGATGGACATGACGCTGGCGCAATGGAACGAGGTGTTGTCCACAAATCTTGCCGGCGCCTTTCTGAGCGTGCAGGCCTGCACGCCCGCGCTGGCGCGCAGCGGTCGGGGCCGGATCGTGCTGACCTCCTCCATCACCGGCCCGATCACCGGCTATCCCGGCTGGACGCATTACGCGGCGAGCAAGGCGGGACAACTCGGCTTCATGCGCACGGCGGCGCTGGAACTGACGCCGTACGGCATCACCATCAACGCCGTTCTGCCGGGCAATGTGCGCACCGAAGGACTGGACGAACTCGGCGAAGAATATTTAGCGAGCATGACGGCCTCGATCCCCCAACGCCGGCTCGGGAGCGTCGAGGACATCGCCTACGCCGCGCTGTTTTTCGCGAGCGACGAAGCCGGCTACATCACCGGCCAAACGCTGGTGATCGACGGCGGGCAGGTGTTGCCTGAGTCGCTGACGGCGCTGCAGGAGATGGATCGCTGA
- a CDS encoding outer membrane protein: MMAHKFLTGAVLALAFATGSALAADLPSLKAPPAYLPPPPPMWTGFHAGLNAGGAWNASTGTNFASAPFLINGADNVPWAAAAAISGTGSVSTNSAGFIGGGQLGYDLQFNGGFLAGIETDIQGLAGSNGNAAVVTLAPAPAPGLNLLTSVASGKTLDFLGTVRGRLGYLITPTLLAYATGGLAYGQATSTTSLFQHVPNDFSGFLLLGANQGRFSQTRVGWTAGGGLEWMFWPQWSAKIEYLFYDLGAAAYPVAITTDWQLTNLLFANATQARTRFDGHVVRVGLNYHFNWGAAPVVAKY, translated from the coding sequence ATGATGGCCCATAAATTCTTGACAGGCGCTGTTCTGGCGCTGGCGTTCGCAACAGGATCGGCGCTCGCCGCGGATTTGCCCTCCCTCAAGGCGCCGCCGGCCTATCTTCCGCCTCCGCCGCCGATGTGGACCGGCTTCCACGCCGGTCTGAATGCGGGCGGCGCATGGAACGCCAGCACGGGGACCAACTTCGCTTCGGCGCCCTTTCTCATCAATGGCGCCGACAATGTCCCGTGGGCGGCGGCTGCAGCCATCTCAGGAACGGGCAGCGTCTCGACGAATAGCGCCGGTTTCATCGGCGGCGGCCAACTTGGCTATGATTTGCAGTTTAACGGCGGGTTTCTCGCTGGAATAGAAACGGACATTCAGGGCCTCGCCGGCTCGAACGGCAACGCCGCCGTCGTGACGCTTGCGCCCGCGCCCGCGCCCGGGCTCAACCTGCTGACGAGCGTTGCGAGCGGCAAGACGCTCGATTTTCTCGGCACGGTGCGCGGTCGCCTCGGCTATCTCATAACGCCGACATTGCTTGCTTATGCGACCGGCGGACTCGCTTACGGCCAGGCGACGTCCACCACGAGTCTTTTTCAACACGTGCCGAATGATTTCTCCGGCTTTTTGTTGCTCGGCGCCAATCAGGGACGATTTTCGCAGACGCGGGTCGGCTGGACGGCCGGCGGCGGACTGGAATGGATGTTCTGGCCGCAATGGAGCGCCAAGATCGAATATCTCTTTTACGATCTCGGCGCCGCCGCCTATCCTGTCGCAATCACCACCGATTGGCAGCTCACGAACCTGTTGTTCGCCAACGCCACTCAAGCGCGCACGCGCTTCGACGGTCATGTCGTCCGCGTCGGCCTGAATTATCATTTCAACTGGGGCGCCGCTCCGGTCGTCGCGAAATATTGA
- a CDS encoding GH36-type glycosyl hydrolase domain-containing protein: MAVNRGESDVNSALFERIMIGMGFAVFAALEAAGGGEHAIVAGFFAGATIFVLRRSSESARQAADFAVDFLAVATFTLLCDRAGLLWRAPETFAELFRLSPVGAATATLLYLAGVVTLRARSRMAVRAALFVLPLQFSLLIALGSPPVAQIGGALLLGLDVPEAFRKIVGHTLVLFLLNESIVVGIPLALGRFLPRQWRPHSILLASAFVASLTPYIATSVSYFVAPYLPYPVTALVATVAAALAQAGLWGQTYLVTQAMAGLLRATPSLQVVVFHDWRTGAEKGAVYGFVFMALLLAVGLVVSFAPAVAVISASGPIGGALIGAALFPLARAIVESTDSTPPFFARVEELYLHPSNYFRGAVAGAAIGLALMIGLPEASGSGRFLFGAAAGALAYAGVDAAFDFAALTQGRRQHLRSWRVYSLGALLGALVAGAVAWYLDAGQVENITAKFFAYTSLDYGADGRPITEYVIRPLFSKWGATDLGRVDGGVRLLFDESLSGVIQWVFAAPLFSINLFFLTALVQRSLQPLRQLASWQGLDMLIENAVRVLRWGLWMAPVIYSFLKASPDPAWYNQDGLIRTGVASWMSYILPDSDFRAWSLDIFTALLAYDALRVLIWFDHMGLRVATLVNLSFVGGDVADEKAARFLGKAQTSRAIPEGIRRFGTWAPLLLPFYIPRGAEWDKAWSAAEQMSQTRPPSYAYLVSGYLIYAGIVAFGLVLFLLGRLARAQKVTIEGITGAGGVPGSRPLKLTNGLMISEWFQDGQGAMRIEGVARGGPPIDLTRRPDDHAHPRGRFLFLREDGGELWSIGEAPTRCRATQASLTDAGENCLFFMAERNGFAIEASVSLAADEAVEITRLKIVNLEQRHRKLMLASLREWVLNETGVELRDAAYNAIHIGTWYVRSLNAIFAQNRLLKGGARRQSDRRLSPEIGFHAIGAGADAKISVVGYEDVKSRFYGMGSTYAPDSLLGLAAPRDPKDEGLLYGFEPCASLRVEVELAAAGATELIMVDGWARDMGRATDSIARHLGIAPVAPETLNRALSRRRGLILPPPPKKPRYAFSPDGRSVALAPGTPRPFGHVIANAFGQGAVLTNDGEIFSFHGNSRLNSFTPFRMGEGRMAPAGQRIYVYDLARTDAHSPTFVPLRRRDAEYQVTFSPGAAVFHAERDHLELEMTVFVSPTQPIEFKILKIRNKTDHERLLQITPSMEIVLAETPNESLGVLESIIDENVHSIYFRNPRNNFVQGWAFVTTSIPAEFAETSRRRFLGHESRDPYLPYMVEHGHPDAGAPAHERKVAAFSGAIDVPAGEEAVVVVALGQTTTIEDAKRLADYARDPDHAYAELEANARAWDDQLSVLRIKTNRPDFDRLVNDWLPYQLLAARLWGRTGPSQRSGATGYRDQLQDVIPLIHLAPERARAQILLHAAHQYIEGDACKWWHRAPNGGTGLADRTHASDPHLWLPYVTVRYVRGSGDYAILDEVETFLEASPVPKDQEGEATVPLTSRDKDTLLGHCARGIDWTLDRFGAHGLPLMGSGDWDDGMNLVGEEGRGESVWLGFFLHGILLDIAPLFEAKGDADRAERYRERAAKLRTALENCWRGDRYIRAYADDGEEVAPMSAMTSSWPTLARAVDAARGREAIENALQVLGLGDRILLVHPPYDEHSQPYPGRSAEYPPGVRENGGQYSHGVSWFVDALAKLAAQAQQDGDSRAADELFRQAFETWIAISPISKLATSAAADIYGLPPHQQPADVYSGEGYEGRGGWSWYTGAAARMLSAAYAMLGLEFENGELQPRPDAFHPKGDLRLERVVYLGKTFEAEKRRRVW; encoded by the coding sequence ATGGCCGTCAATCGCGGCGAATCGGACGTCAACAGCGCATTGTTCGAGCGCATTATGATCGGCATGGGCTTTGCGGTCTTCGCTGCGCTGGAGGCGGCGGGCGGCGGCGAGCATGCGATCGTGGCCGGGTTTTTCGCCGGCGCGACGATTTTCGTGCTGCGCCGTTCCTCGGAAAGCGCGCGCCAGGCGGCAGATTTCGCCGTGGATTTCCTTGCTGTCGCGACGTTTACGCTGCTGTGCGACCGCGCCGGTCTGTTGTGGCGAGCGCCGGAAACCTTCGCCGAACTGTTCCGGCTCTCGCCGGTCGGCGCGGCGACCGCCACCCTTCTCTATCTCGCCGGGGTCGTCACGCTGAGAGCGCGTTCGCGCATGGCGGTGCGCGCCGCCCTCTTCGTTTTGCCGCTGCAGTTCAGCCTGTTGATCGCTCTCGGCTCGCCGCCCGTCGCCCAGATCGGCGGCGCGCTGCTCCTTGGCCTCGACGTTCCGGAGGCCTTCAGAAAAATCGTCGGGCATACGCTGGTCCTGTTTCTGCTCAACGAATCGATTGTCGTCGGCATCCCCCTCGCGCTCGGTCGTTTCTTGCCCCGCCAATGGCGTCCGCATAGCATTCTGCTCGCCTCGGCCTTCGTCGCTTCGCTGACGCCCTACATCGCGACCTCGGTCTCGTATTTCGTCGCACCTTATTTGCCCTATCCGGTGACGGCGCTGGTCGCGACGGTGGCGGCGGCGCTCGCGCAAGCGGGATTATGGGGCCAAACCTATCTCGTGACCCAGGCGATGGCTGGCCTTTTGCGCGCGACGCCGTCGCTGCAGGTCGTCGTGTTCCATGATTGGCGGACGGGCGCCGAAAAGGGCGCCGTCTATGGCTTTGTGTTCATGGCGCTGCTGCTCGCGGTCGGTCTGGTCGTGTCTTTTGCGCCCGCCGTCGCCGTCATTTCAGCCTCCGGCCCGATCGGCGGCGCGCTGATCGGCGCCGCGCTTTTTCCGCTCGCGCGCGCCATCGTGGAGAGCACCGATTCGACTCCGCCCTTCTTTGCGCGCGTCGAAGAACTCTATCTGCATCCGTCCAACTATTTTCGCGGCGCGGTCGCCGGTGCGGCCATCGGATTAGCCCTGATGATTGGGCTTCCCGAGGCGAGCGGGAGCGGGCGGTTTCTGTTCGGCGCGGCCGCGGGAGCGCTCGCCTATGCCGGCGTCGATGCGGCGTTTGATTTCGCGGCGCTGACGCAAGGGCGCCGGCAGCATCTGCGCAGTTGGCGCGTCTATTCGCTGGGCGCGCTTCTCGGCGCGCTCGTCGCCGGCGCCGTCGCCTGGTATCTCGACGCGGGGCAGGTCGAGAACATCACGGCGAAATTCTTCGCCTACACGTCGCTCGACTATGGCGCGGACGGACGCCCCATCACCGAATATGTCATTCGACCGCTCTTCTCGAAGTGGGGCGCGACGGATCTCGGCAGGGTCGACGGCGGCGTGAGGCTGCTGTTCGACGAGTCGCTCTCGGGCGTCATCCAATGGGTGTTCGCCGCGCCGCTCTTTTCGATCAATCTTTTCTTTCTTACAGCGCTCGTTCAGCGCAGCCTGCAGCCGCTTCGCCAACTCGCGAGCTGGCAAGGCCTCGACATGCTCATCGAAAACGCCGTGCGCGTTTTGCGCTGGGGCCTGTGGATGGCGCCGGTGATCTATTCCTTCCTGAAAGCGTCGCCCGACCCCGCCTGGTACAATCAGGACGGACTCATCCGCACCGGCGTCGCGAGCTGGATGAGCTACATCCTGCCGGACTCCGATTTTCGCGCCTGGAGCCTCGATATTTTCACGGCGCTTCTCGCCTATGACGCCCTGCGGGTGCTGATCTGGTTCGACCACATGGGCCTGCGCGTCGCGACGCTCGTTAATCTGTCCTTCGTCGGCGGCGACGTCGCTGATGAGAAAGCCGCGCGCTTCCTTGGAAAGGCGCAAACAAGCCGCGCGATCCCCGAAGGCATCCGCCGCTTTGGCACCTGGGCGCCGCTGCTGTTGCCCTTCTATATCCCGCGCGGGGCCGAATGGGACAAGGCGTGGAGCGCCGCCGAGCAGATGTCGCAGACGCGGCCGCCGTCCTATGCCTATCTTGTCAGCGGATATCTGATCTACGCCGGCATTGTCGCCTTCGGCCTTGTCCTCTTCCTTCTGGGACGGCTTGCACGCGCGCAGAAAGTGACGATTGAAGGCATTACCGGCGCTGGCGGCGTGCCGGGCTCGCGGCCGCTAAAACTGACCAACGGGCTGATGATCAGCGAGTGGTTTCAGGACGGGCAGGGCGCCATGCGCATTGAAGGCGTGGCGCGCGGCGGCCCTCCAATCGACTTGACGCGACGCCCGGACGATCACGCCCACCCGCGCGGACGTTTCCTTTTTCTGCGTGAAGACGGCGGCGAGCTATGGTCGATCGGCGAGGCGCCGACGCGCTGCAGAGCCACTCAGGCGTCGCTCACCGACGCCGGCGAGAACTGCCTGTTCTTCATGGCGGAGCGCAACGGATTCGCGATCGAAGCGAGCGTTTCGCTCGCCGCCGACGAGGCGGTCGAGATCACCCGACTGAAGATCGTCAATCTCGAGCAGCGTCATCGTAAATTGATGCTGGCGTCGCTGCGTGAATGGGTGCTCAACGAGACCGGCGTCGAGCTTCGCGACGCCGCGTATAACGCGATTCACATCGGCACTTGGTACGTTCGATCGCTGAACGCGATTTTCGCCCAGAACCGTTTGCTCAAGGGCGGGGCGCGGCGCCAGTCCGATCGCAGGCTGTCCCCGGAAATCGGCTTTCACGCCATCGGCGCAGGCGCTGACGCGAAGATCTCCGTCGTCGGCTATGAGGATGTGAAGTCGCGTTTCTATGGAATGGGATCGACCTATGCGCCGGACAGCCTGCTTGGACTGGCGGCGCCCCGTGATCCGAAGGACGAAGGTCTGCTCTATGGCTTCGAGCCCTGCGCCAGTCTGCGCGTCGAAGTCGAACTCGCGGCCGCCGGCGCGACGGAACTGATCATGGTCGACGGCTGGGCGCGCGACATGGGACGCGCGACGGATTCCATTGCACGGCATCTGGGGATCGCCCCCGTCGCGCCTGAGACGCTGAACAGGGCGTTGTCGCGCCGCCGTGGGCTCATCCTGCCGCCCCCGCCCAAGAAGCCGCGCTACGCCTTTTCGCCAGACGGCCGGAGCGTCGCGCTTGCGCCCGGAACGCCGCGTCCTTTCGGCCACGTCATCGCCAACGCTTTCGGACAGGGCGCAGTGCTCACGAATGACGGCGAAATTTTTTCCTTTCACGGCAATTCGCGACTGAACAGCTTCACCCCGTTTCGCATGGGCGAGGGCCGCATGGCGCCGGCTGGGCAAAGGATCTACGTCTATGATCTCGCCCGAACCGACGCGCATAGTCCAACCTTCGTTCCGCTGCGCCGTCGCGACGCGGAATATCAGGTGACGTTTTCGCCGGGCGCCGCGGTTTTTCACGCCGAGCGCGATCATCTTGAACTCGAGATGACCGTATTCGTCAGCCCCACGCAGCCGATCGAGTTCAAGATCCTGAAGATACGCAACAAGACCGACCATGAGCGTCTGCTGCAGATCACGCCGTCAATGGAAATCGTATTGGCGGAAACGCCGAACGAAAGTCTCGGCGTTCTTGAATCGATCATCGACGAAAATGTGCATTCGATCTACTTCCGCAATCCTCGCAATAATTTCGTGCAGGGCTGGGCCTTTGTGACGACGTCGATACCGGCGGAATTCGCCGAGACGTCGCGTCGCCGCTTCCTGGGGCATGAGAGCCGCGATCCCTACCTGCCTTACATGGTCGAGCACGGCCATCCGGACGCGGGCGCGCCCGCGCATGAACGGAAAGTCGCCGCGTTCAGCGGCGCGATCGACGTGCCTGCCGGAGAAGAAGCCGTCGTCGTCGTGGCGCTTGGACAGACGACCACGATCGAAGACGCGAAGCGGCTCGCCGATTATGCGCGCGATCCCGACCACGCCTATGCCGAACTCGAGGCGAATGCGCGCGCATGGGACGACCAATTGTCCGTGTTGCGCATCAAGACCAATCGTCCCGATTTCGACCGCCTCGTCAACGACTGGCTGCCCTATCAATTGCTCGCCGCGCGCTTGTGGGGACGCACGGGACCCTCGCAGCGTTCCGGCGCCACGGGTTATCGCGACCAGCTGCAGGACGTGATCCCCCTCATCCATCTCGCGCCCGAACGCGCGCGCGCTCAAATTCTGCTGCACGCCGCGCATCAATATATCGAGGGCGACGCCTGCAAATGGTGGCATCGCGCGCCCAATGGCGGCACGGGCCTCGCGGACCGCACGCATGCGTCGGATCCGCACTTGTGGTTGCCGTATGTGACGGTTCGCTATGTCCGCGGGAGCGGAGACTACGCCATCCTCGACGAAGTCGAGACCTTCCTCGAGGCAAGTCCCGTCCCCAAGGATCAGGAAGGCGAAGCCACCGTGCCGTTGACGTCGCGCGACAAGGATACGCTGCTCGGCCACTGCGCGCGCGGCATCGACTGGACGCTCGACCGGTTCGGCGCGCATGGCCTGCCGCTGATGGGATCGGGCGACTGGGACGACGGCATGAATCTCGTCGGCGAGGAAGGCCGCGGCGAGAGCGTTTGGCTTGGCTTCTTCCTGCACGGGATCCTCCTCGACATCGCGCCGCTGTTCGAGGCGAAGGGCGACGCCGACCGCGCCGAGCGCTATCGTGAACGCGCCGCGAAGCTTCGGACCGCGCTCGAGAACTGCTGGCGCGGCGATCGCTACATCCGCGCCTATGCCGATGATGGCGAGGAAGTCGCGCCGATGAGCGCGATGACGTCCTCATGGCCGACTCTGGCGCGCGCCGTCGACGCCGCGCGTGGACGCGAGGCGATCGAGAACGCCCTTCAGGTTCTTGGTCTCGGCGATCGCATATTGCTCGTCCATCCGCCATACGATGAACACTCGCAGCCCTATCCCGGGCGCAGCGCCGAATATCCGCCAGGCGTGCGGGAGAACGGCGGCCAATATTCGCATGGCGTGTCCTGGTTCGTCGACGCGCTGGCGAAGCTCGCCGCGCAGGCGCAACAAGACGGCGACTCGCGCGCCGCCGACGAACTGTTTCGCCAGGCCTTTGAGACATGGATAGCGATCTCGCCGATCTCCAAGCTCGCGACGTCCGCCGCCGCCGACATCTATGGCCTGCCGCCGCATCAGCAGCCGGCGGACGTCTATAGTGGCGAGGGTTATGAAGGGCGAGGCGGGTGGAGCTGGTACACCGGCGCGGCGGCGCGCATGTTGTCGGCCGCTTATGCGATGCTTGGCCTTGAATTCGAGAACGGCGAGTTGCAGCCGCGCCCCGACGCCTTTCATCCCAAGGGCGACCTGCGGCTGGAGCGCGTCGTCTACCTTGGAAAGACGTTCGAAGCGGAGAAGCGTCGCCGCGTTTGGTAG
- a CDS encoding acetate/propionate family kinase, which produces MADRVVTLNAGSSSVKFALFAADADWPRLIVSGAVEGLGAKPRFRAAIVNGEISDRPLAGKLTHRQAIAAIFEWIEDAYPAAAVSAIGHRVVHGGLRFAAPVIVDTEALAELRQLIPLAPLHQPHNLAGIEGAKEAFPHVPQVACFDTAFHRGHAFVDDAYALPYSYYERGLRRFGFHGLSYEYISRRLRMIDPIHAEGGVIVAHLGNGASLCAMKGGRSIAASMGFSALEGLPMGTRCGQIDPGLLLYLLRSDGMTPEELSHLLYERSGLLGLSGVSHDMRTLEASEEPRARAAIAYFIHRIKMEIAALAAAIGGFDALVFTAGIGENSPRVRAGVVEGLGWLGLTLDGAANSRNDLVISAPQSRIPVFVTPTDEESMIARHTIETAGLTAVAR; this is translated from the coding sequence ATGGCCGATCGCGTCGTCACGCTTAACGCCGGGTCGTCTTCGGTGAAATTCGCCCTGTTTGCGGCGGACGCCGACTGGCCGCGGCTGATCGTTTCTGGCGCGGTCGAAGGGCTCGGCGCAAAACCGCGCTTTCGCGCCGCCATTGTCAATGGAGAGATAAGCGACAGGCCGCTCGCCGGCAAGCTCACGCACAGGCAGGCGATTGCAGCGATCTTCGAATGGATCGAAGACGCTTACCCGGCGGCGGCGGTAAGCGCGATCGGCCATCGCGTCGTGCATGGCGGGCTACGCTTCGCCGCGCCGGTCATCGTGGATACGGAAGCGCTCGCGGAGTTGCGCCAACTCATTCCGCTCGCGCCGCTGCACCAGCCGCATAACCTTGCGGGAATCGAAGGCGCCAAGGAAGCCTTTCCGCATGTGCCGCAGGTCGCGTGTTTCGATACGGCCTTCCACCGCGGACACGCCTTCGTCGACGACGCCTATGCGCTTCCCTATTCCTACTACGAGCGTGGCCTGCGCCGTTTCGGCTTTCACGGACTGTCCTACGAATATATCTCCCGGCGCCTGCGCATGATTGATCCAATTCACGCCGAAGGCGGCGTCATCGTCGCGCATCTCGGCAATGGCGCGTCGCTTTGCGCAATGAAAGGCGGGCGTTCGATCGCCGCCAGCATGGGCTTCTCGGCGCTGGAAGGCCTGCCCATGGGCACCCGCTGCGGTCAGATCGATCCAGGGCTACTGCTTTATCTGCTCCGGAGCGACGGCATGACTCCCGAGGAGCTGTCGCATCTCCTTTATGAACGCTCGGGCTTGCTCGGCCTTTCCGGCGTCTCACATGACATGCGCACGCTCGAGGCTTCCGAAGAACCCCGCGCCCGAGCCGCGATCGCCTATTTTATTCATCGCATCAAAATGGAGATCGCGGCGCTCGCGGCGGCGATCGGCGGATTCGACGCGCTCGTATTTACCGCCGGAATTGGAGAGAATTCGCCGCGCGTGCGCGCCGGCGTGGTCGAAGGCCTCGGCTGGCTAGGGCTGACGCTCGACGGCGCAGCCAATTCCCGCAATGACCTTGTCATCTCGGCGCCCCAGTCGCGCATCCCTGTGTTCGTGACGCCGACCGACGAGGAATCGATGATTGCGCGCCACACGATTGAAACGGCAGGACTGACGGCTGTGGCGAGGTGA
- a CDS encoding mitochondrial fission ELM1 family protein: MTPDIRCVVSRHVYAALAPFAPADPRDGFAHAPPYPDIAIAAGRRTIPALRRLKRDSGGRTFTIYLNKPANGLSAADLIVAPRHDGLRGANVFSPLTPANRITPERLAAGRAAPDPSIAVLPRPRIALIVGGDSRHGAYGAAHIAELEHNAASLLAAGRSVMATASRRTPTALRERLQRILVAPSGCFWDGEGENPYLSMLANADAIIVTGDSVNMVGEAVATAAPVYVVPPPGRRIKIDAYLTALADAGAIRIWSGALADWRRAPLNATPDIARAVAQAYSAFAGPRR, from the coding sequence GTGACTCCCGACATTCGCTGCGTCGTCTCCCGCCACGTCTACGCAGCGCTCGCGCCTTTTGCGCCAGCCGACCCCCGGGACGGCTTCGCACACGCCCCGCCCTACCCCGATATCGCGATCGCCGCGGGACGGCGAACGATCCCGGCGCTCAGGCGACTGAAGCGCGACTCCGGCGGGCGGACATTCACGATCTATCTGAACAAGCCCGCGAACGGACTAAGCGCCGCCGATCTCATCGTCGCGCCGCGCCATGACGGCCTTCGCGGCGCAAATGTCTTCTCGCCGCTCACGCCGGCGAACCGGATTACGCCGGAGCGGCTCGCGGCGGGGCGCGCCGCGCCCGATCCCAGCATCGCCGTCCTGCCCCGCCCGCGCATTGCGCTCATCGTCGGCGGCGACAGCCGGCATGGCGCCTATGGCGCGGCGCACATCGCCGAACTGGAGCACAACGCGGCGTCGCTCCTCGCCGCCGGGCGCTCGGTCATGGCGACGGCCTCCCGGCGCACGCCTACAGCCCTGCGGGAGAGGCTTCAGCGCATTCTCGTCGCCCCGAGCGGCTGCTTCTGGGATGGAGAGGGAGAGAACCCCTATCTTTCGATGCTGGCGAACGCCGACGCGATCATCGTCACCGGCGACAGCGTCAATATGGTGGGAGAGGCGGTCGCGACCGCCGCGCCGGTCTATGTCGTTCCGCCGCCGGGGCGCCGAATCAAGATCGACGCCTATCTCACGGCGCTCGCCGACGCCGGCGCCATCCGCATCTGGAGCGGCGCGCTCGCGGACTGGCGCCGCGCGCCGCTTAATGCGACGCCCGACATCGCCCGCGCCGTTGCGCAAGCCTATTCGGCCTTTGCCGGGCCGCGTCGTTAA
- a CDS encoding NUDIX domain-containing protein, protein MTLGVRGLVVDERNRVLLVRHTYVEGFYLPGGGVESGETLVEALERELSEEANVLLDAPPELFGMYFNRRFSMRDHVALYVVRAFRLTAPRAPDREIAEADFFALDALPADTTAGTRARLSEALENTPVSPYW, encoded by the coding sequence ATGACCCTGGGCGTGCGCGGCCTCGTCGTTGATGAAAGAAACCGCGTGCTGCTTGTCCGGCATACTTATGTGGAGGGCTTTTACTTGCCGGGCGGCGGCGTCGAAAGCGGCGAAACGCTTGTCGAGGCGCTCGAGCGCGAGCTGAGCGAGGAGGCGAATGTCCTGCTCGATGCGCCGCCTGAACTGTTCGGCATGTATTTCAATCGGCGGTTCTCGATGCGAGACCACGTCGCGCTTTACGTTGTGCGCGCGTTCCGCCTCACTGCGCCGCGCGCGCCGGACCGCGAGATCGCAGAGGCGGACTTCTTCGCGCTCGACGCTCTGCCAGCGGATACGACCGCAGGGACGCGGGCGCGGCTGTCCGAGGCGCTCGAGAACACGCCTGTCTCACCTTATTGGTGA
- a CDS encoding metallophosphoesterase family protein, with protein MNFRIAHLSDAHIGPIPRPNLAELLGKRVTGYVNWLYKRGDQHDMGVLGKIVADIKAQAPDHVVMTGDIVNIGLPGEIALAKDWLASLGAPGDVSFTPGNHDAYVASVTDLVREVFAPWTSSESEVAGFPYLRRRGGVALIGLDTGVPTAPFVASGRLGATQLAALADLLERAKAQGLARVVCLHHPPHVGGARRLRGLEDAAAFESVIARHGAELVLHGHNHKPSLHRLSGSGAGTPVVGVASASARPGGHYPGAAYNLYQIEREADGVRISLRRRGLNDAGEVVELESVQL; from the coding sequence TTGAACTTCCGGATCGCTCATCTTTCCGACGCGCATATCGGCCCAATTCCTCGGCCCAATCTTGCGGAGCTGCTTGGCAAGCGCGTCACGGGCTATGTGAACTGGCTTTATAAGCGCGGCGATCAGCACGATATGGGCGTGCTCGGCAAAATCGTCGCCGATATTAAGGCGCAGGCGCCTGACCATGTCGTCATGACCGGCGATATCGTCAACATCGGACTTCCCGGCGAAATCGCACTCGCCAAAGACTGGCTCGCCTCTTTGGGCGCCCCAGGCGACGTGAGCTTCACGCCCGGAAATCACGACGCTTATGTGGCGAGCGTGACCGATCTCGTTCGCGAAGTTTTCGCGCCTTGGACGAGCAGCGAGAGCGAAGTCGCGGGCTTTCCCTATTTGCGCCGGCGCGGCGGCGTCGCGCTGATCGGTCTCGACACCGGCGTGCCGACGGCGCCATTCGTCGCTTCCGGGCGGCTCGGGGCGACTCAGCTGGCGGCGCTCGCGGATCTGCTGGAACGCGCTAAGGCGCAGGGGCTTGCGCGCGTCGTTTGCCTTCATCACCCGCCGCATGTCGGCGGCGCCAGGCGGCTGCGTGGGCTCGAAGACGCCGCGGCATTCGAAAGCGTCATCGCGCGTCATGGCGCTGAACTCGTTCTGCATGGGCACAATCACAAGCCCAGTCTGCATCGTCTGTCTGGATCCGGCGCCGGGACGCCGGTCGTCGGCGTCGCCTCGGCGTCGGCGCGGCCCGGCGGGCACTATCCGGGCGCCGCCTATAATCTTTACCAGATCGAGCGCGAAGCTGACGGCGTCAGGATTTCGCTGCGTAGGCGTGGACTGAACGACGCTGGGGAGGTCGTTGAGCTCGAGTCCGTTCAGCTATGA